GGAAACGCTCAAGAGGAACCTTCTGATCTATCGGTTCATTTGGTAAAATATACGACCGAAGCTCCACTCCCCTGCCGTCTGCCTGCTCCAGGATCAACACCTGAGGACACACAGGACAGGTGAGCTCATCGGCTGTCAGACGGTCCTCATCATCATCCGCACACAGGTGGACTCACCTTGAAGAAGTGCGTTGGCACGGCGACGTGGTTTCGTCCTAAAACCTGATATCGAACGTAGAGTTTGCCGTCGGCCTCctgcctgaaacacacatgGACCTGATGATCATCCTGTAGCCCCTCCCACATGGCACTCagacaccacagaggaagaaacacagaGGTTACCTGGGCAGGTAGAGCGGTCCGGTGCAGACGTAGACATTCAGGTAACGTTTGGTCAGAGAGCGACACAGCTTCTCCAGATTGTTCCAGGTGTTCTGGTTCAGGTGGGGGTCCTgaaggcaaacacacaacacagtttaTCTGAAGTAAATaataagattcaagattcctttattgtcatcgagccatgccccccccccccttcctgacctggccttcatatatagagtctaggtcagggagggggcggcccacgatgccctgtgcagttttaaccccccccgtgccagttgtttcctctgccgtaccacactgtcacactgaggcagaggatgctttcaatcgtggaaaaaaaaagaataaatgacGCAAAACGATGCAAAAAGAATTtctaaatgtgaaataaataaataaggtgcagcagtggatttggatgtttataatcagaggagaacagaggttattgcacataataacgACACAGTGGAGTTGTCCAGTCTGACAGCGGGggggaatgaaggacctgtggcaGCGCTGCTTCCTGCACTGGGGGggtctcagtcggccactgaaggagctgctcagctcctctacagtccggtgcagtgggtgagagctgctgtccatgatggctgtgagctcggccaacagcctcctctcacccccctcctccacagagtccggtgggcagcccaggacacagCCGGCCCCCCTGACCAGCtggttcagtctcttcctgtcccgctctgtgctgccgggggcccagcagacgacagcgtagaggatagcagaggctgccacagagtcagaaaaagtcctgagcggggtctgcacactctgaaggacctcagtctcctcaggagggGGAGGGACTCTGGTCTGTCTTGTACAGGGCGTCGGTGTTATGGGgccagtccagtttattgttaagatgaacacccaggtacttaaaactgtccactgtctcagtgtcctccccctggatgttcactggtgagtgtggtcGTGTCCTcctgaagtcaaccaccatctccttcgtcttactggtgttcaagcacaggtggttggtctcacaccagtccacaaagtccataatgACTGACTGGTGCTCCAGCtcgttcccctctgacacacagcccacgGTGGGGgggtcatcagagaacttctgaagatggcagctgtctgtgttgtaggtgaagtctgaggtgtagatggtgaagaggaaaggtgagaggacggtgccctggggtgctccatgctgcagactaccacctctTACTCACAGCTGTGCATTCGTACGTACTTTTTAtgtgtgagggagggggggcagagggggtggggagagaatcaaatctgttgaagtaGCAGTTTAATTCATCCGCCCAGCactggtctccatcagctgtccctCTGGTCTGtcaaaagtgacagaaagacaaaagtaCGGCCGCATGGCCACAACAAGCAGCTCCAGGTCCCGTGTGCACAGCTGTTCCTTCACGTGCACGTTCACCGGGTCAcctgccccccctcctttcttcttacTGGTCTGCCGTACTCCGGTCTGCTCGCCCGAGTGTAAATCCGTTCAGGGAAACCACAGAGTCCGGTATCAGTCCATTCAGCCACGTCTCAGAGAAACACATGAGGCTGGACTCCCggtcctccctctgctgccgggtcagtgcagccagctcctccgtCATTTCTAAGATGGAGCGGACGTTTTCCATGATGACAGAGGGAATGAAAGTCCTCCGCTTCTTTCatccacctctgcagcctctgcttttcctctgtaTCTCAGCAGGGACAACGGACTTGTCCATGTACAGCAAAGATGGGGAGTCCATGTGTATATGGGACGCTCGGAGGTGTGGCTGAATCCAGAAGGGGTCCCCTGACGCGGatccaaaaaatgaaaaaaaacaaaacaacatttccaCACAAAAGAGTAAGAAAAGTGGGTTTCCCATGTGCAGGGTCGCACAATGCTTCCCCCACTTTAaagaaagttaaagaaaaaagaggtCAGAGCAACCAGCTGCTGGTCGTCCAGCGCCGTCTTCATGACACtgtgctgacatcacacagaGCATCTGCTCCACAGCCAATAAAACCTGCAGGATCCAAACTCTGTGAACCGATTTCATCCTGCAGCGTTTGGAAGAAACcacagaggagggggtgtgTATGATCGATGACGTAGTGAGAAGAATGCGTTTGActcaaaatacaaacatgtcCCCCCAGCTTGAAGGGGCAGGACACGTCTGGTCATACTGATCCTCTGAGACCTGTAAACTGTTGGTTCACACCTGGACTGTAAGGTGAAACCTTCTGTTATCACCTGCTCTCAGGCACCGttacacacattaacaaactccacctgtgtgtgtatttgtttaccTGTGGTGCGACGTTGCTCAGGTAGAAGGTGTCCTCCATGGCTTTCTGACTCCacttgtgattggctgcagcgGCCAGGTGTCCTCTGTCAAAGCCACTCCCTCTGTAGTCGGCATTGGTTGCTCTGTGAAACACGTGCACACTGGAGACAAAATAAGAAAGTTAGACATAAAGAttcaaaaagcaataaaaagtCTTGCCGATGACAAACAACATGAAGACTTTTCAACACCTCCAGTGGCCTGAAAACGTCTGGACAACCCCGTCAAAAAGTCTGTTCCTGCGTTGAGAAGAAGATGGACTGATCTCTAAAAGTCAAAGTTAGTGTGTGTTATTATTGTTctgaacaaaagcaaagaagcaCCATCCCAACGTGTGGGTGTAAATCCAGAGTTAACGTGgaactctgttttctctgctcctctgatgtcgtcctctctctctctcctgattggctgaaagaACACTTTATTTAACCAGAGTTAGAGATGATTGTTGGATCAGTGGAAGATGAACTGggaaggttttggtgagtttaatctgtttcctgtcagtttgaatgaagtgtgttttctacgttaaatcactgtttctgtgaatggagtctggtggctgtggtgagagagagataacaGCTGGTTGAACAGGAAGCTCCATCTCTGTAGGATCCTCTCCATCATCTGAGCTGCCAGTAGGACGCTGACAGTGTGGAGGATTAAAGTGCAGCCTGGCTGCCACTGCAGAGCTCTCCATCAATACTGGACAAATCAGATGATATGTGGCTGGAACTCCCAGTTTGTTTGTCCAGTACATTGAAGACTTCCAGGACACCAACTGGACACTCTGCACACGTAACATCACCTcttctgtgtatttctgtctcaCCTGTCGTCCTCTTTGAAGTCGCAGTGCTTCCTGTCCGATGGGCCGCTCAGGGACGCGGGGTTTAGTCTCTCTATTACCCAGGATGCTGTGCGGGTGCGGGGGTCATACGAGGTGATGTAGGACTCTCTGGTCTTGATGTTGGCCAGCGAGGGGAAACCATACTTCATCACTACTGCTGACCCACCTGCACTCACCTGgacaaaaattaaaaagtaaaagtatgttgATATCAGgctcacctctctctccacccccccATCCTCTATAACCAACTGATGACATTTGGTCACAAACCGTGACCTGGGAGTAAGCAGCACATCCGAATGGACGACAGGGCAGATACCAGGTTAGCAGGTCAGAGaataaaaaatcaattaaaatcgAGCAGGAGCCCAGCACAGGGCTGATCTGATCTGCCTCTTTGGCGGGGGGAGTCCTGGCCCACACCCGAGTACAGCGGATCGGCTGAGAACAGATAGCATGCACAACAGCAACGTTATGTTACTGAACAACAACTTGTCGTGATCATCAAACAGAGCTTGGCATCAAATATCACCTCTAGATTCCCTTTAAGGAAATTTTAGGACACCCAGGGTTTGACAGGGGGGGCAGCTAGGTTAGCTCGGCTGCGAGGCTCTGTGGGTTTTAACAGCATGTATAACTTATCTGACTGTCATCTGCACACAAATGGTAAAACACACCATGATTTTAAATAACCTGGCCAACAGGCAAGTAAgaaaacacgtacgttgcctagcaaccgcctctcactgtgcaggcaggaaaacttatctctttacagatattcagagaaatcatgtcagatgtggagaagtgacgggatatgACAGCcctgagagagacggagctggagacagtttggtttctgttattttgttctgatggataaaaatcctgcagctgatttctgttcaGCGTCTGACATTAAGAATCCGTCTCCAGCAGTCTTTTACATGTTAAGATTCTTAAAGTGGCACTACACTGAAAAGTTTCTGTTACGACCTGTGGAGTAAAACTACGGAACAAACTGTGttagagataaaacaaatatctgacATTAGTCAGTTTAAAAAGGTATAAAGAATTGATTCTTGTGAGATTTAGTGATGACTGAGAggtgtttgggtgtgtttgtgaatcacaacactttcTCTACATAATGAAACTGTCAGTGTCTGCATACTGTGCACGGTATTTATCAGTAACTGCTGAATATGTGGATCATGTGCAGGCTGAGGATGAatcaggatgtttcagtcatgagttttttgatAAAACTGTAATAGTACTTCAGGGGTGGGGTTTgataagtttacacttcttccgACTCCCTTTAGCTCATCTGAGATCAGCTGAACTGAAGAAGGTGacgttttgttttcttctttattattttcactttttgtctgtttgctttgtctttgtttttttacatgttcaaaataaaggaatcaatcaatcaatcaatcaacctacaacctgttttgttatgtaataaatctcactaacacgtcggcctctcgtcacttcTACAGGTTATCTGGTttgtaggtttctcttcactgacagatctggagtctgtctcattgaacaggacagaagacacagcgaggctgatgaagaccacctgttcacctgaagaggcgtccagacaagaatgaactcattaattaatttatcATGTGtgttgaaaaaagtgtttcatactAACAAATGTGATGTTCCCTTTGAGACTGTGCAaccagatttatgtccccacagcgtcggaatacacacacacacacacacgcgcgcgcgcgtgcTGTCTCACCGTTGGCTCGGAGGCCTGGACTGTCGGTACCGGGACCACCGGGACTCTGCTCAGCAGACCGGgtctctcttcctcctcgccGCCTCTGACACTCAGCAGGCGGCTCACCGAAGCCCCGATTCCGGCTCCGAAGAGCAAGGTCGTTCCGGTCCAACACAATCTCTTCATGCCGCCAGTGGCTCAGATGGTAAAGACGCACGTTGATGACGTCATGGGGCTAGACGTAAAAAGCGTCATTCAACGACGTTGGACGTAAgcaaatgcttttgttttttaattacatgATTCTATTTTTAAAACTACTAAACCTTAaatctagtttctgttttccaaaCTTTATTTGAATGCTCATTCAATTCTTTGTGTGTTGAGTCCTTAACGCCACTTTATTGATTCCAACAGTTTACAGTGAGAATCTGATCAtataatttaattaaaactatGAATAATTGTAAAAGTAATATTAGTATAATGGTAATACGAGTAgtaaatcaaagtaaaaaagtaaaaataaatgtgttgtcaATACAGAGAAttaacagaggagagaaaaactaTATTAGCACATTCCTGCTTTGTTAGTGAATAAAAGGAAAGGATTAGAAACAGTGAAGGACTGTCTAATGAGAAGACATTAGtcctgtttcacacacacacagaagaggaaaagataAGAAGAAGCATTTTCTTACATTCTACAAATATGTTTGCATGTACTGTTAACTCTTTTCTTACTTAACATAGTATGTCGTGAGcatttctgtgggtttgaaagTGAAGCTCGAGTGTCGAGAGATggaaacatgaagaaaatatCTGATTAAATATGTTTCTCCATCAAGTCTGCCTCAAGATGGCACTCAATCTTTACAATCCTGTCTGGAATCCCCATCATTGACACCAGAGCTTAAACTCCACAACACAGCAGTGCTTCTGGGAGAACTGATGCCTGCcggctgaggaggaagagacgaGGAAGCCCAGCCGGGTCGAGGACTTGTCAAAACCAGTCCTCCACTCGATCATCATGGGAATGTGAGATCAAGAGTGCAGCATGATGCTACTCGGGGACACATGGCTAaccatgctagcatgttagctgtgCGGAACTGatctgtcccactataaccaggCCACCTCTGTCCCGCTGCTACCAgtcccctctgcctctctgtccaaCTTGACCTGAAACAGTCCAGTGGAAATAACTGTCTACCCCAACAATAAACCATTTATCACCAAGGAGGTTAAAGACTGCATCAACTGTAAGAAAAGAGCATTCAGAAACCAGGACAGGGTTCAACTCAAACTGGTACAAAAGGAACTGAATCACATGATCTAGGAAgctaaaaagaaacacaaagagacaataGAAAAAACCTCCAGACAAATGTGGGACACTATGAGGAGAATCACCAACATGACTCCTGCTCAAAAATGTCTCAGCACCCTGaatgaccagcagggggcaacagagctgaatgacttttatttaaGGTTTGAAACCCAGGACTCCTCTGAATGTGAGGAGGTCCTGAGGTCGATTTCAGCAACTGAGCAGGACCCAAAGCTGGTGATTCATCCTCATAGGGTCCAATCCATGTTCAGGCCACAGGACCAGATGGGATATCTGCTTTTCGGCTCAAATCACTCCGGTTGCTAAAAAACTCTGTCCTGTGGTCAACAATGACTTCAGGCCTGTGGCTCTAACCTCCACAGTCATGAAGTGTTTCGAGAGGATGAAGGTGACTCTGCTCAGGAGGGAAGTAGATACACACTTGGACTCCTTTCAGTTTGCCTATAAGCAGGGTCGAGGCACTGATGACGCTATTAACAGCGTCATTCATCTGGTCAGCAAACACCTGGAGGACCCCACAGCTTATAGCTCGTGTGTTGTTGGTTGATTTCAGCTCAGCGTTCAACACCATGCAGCCGCACCAGCCCACTGGACTATTTCTCAGAAATAGAGGAATTTGTCGAGTGGTGTGAGTGTGGattctgaccaatcagagcgcaGCGCTGAGGTTAGTCGTCCAAAATTCTGAGTGATGATTGACAGTcagttcagccaatcagagactcATTCTGCTTCTCATTCTCATTGTAGTACATCATCATCGTCATGTTTTTACATCCCATAAAAGTGTTTCAGAGGAGCAGCTCCAGGTGTGttgtgacaggaagtgtttcaCCACATCAGAAACGATCACGACGTGTttgaacagcagaacaaacaggaaTAACAACATGTCAGACATGATGTGCTATACCACAATATTAATACCAGACATTCATTTACTCAGATGGGTGATGACCTGTTTTCAACATCATAAAATATTATCTTTTTGTTGCTAGGCAACttggcaaaatgaaatgtttagaTCAGGGGGAAAAGACCTCAAAACCTTGAACTTTAAGATAAACCAGACAGCTATGACCTGATTTCTGGTTATTAGACATTAAtcttccagccaatcacagcagagactTCCCGGTGCCTGTAGTGTaactgtatttattatattaattattaaacattattaacacgttcatgtcaaaatgattaaatgtatgAAACTCAACTGTTTTCTCCTTCcacttattttacatttaaggTTTCTTGTTTCATtcaattaaagtaaaaaaaacgTTTTGTCCTCACAGCTGCTTCAACCAGTGAGGACTCTCTGTAAAGTTCTGATCTCAGATATTTTGTTGGGACCATTTGCTGCTTCCTGCttgatttgttttcagaaataaacatactgtctttgtctctcacgTGCGAGCATGTAGACTCGACCCGTAGCCTGCATCCATGTGCAAGCTGAGCTGTAAAGTGTGATTGTGATCAATAATTAATACCTGAGCAGCCGACATGATCATGGTCCAATAATCAAAACGAAATAAATGACATCCTGCAGTGATCAAATCCTCGTCCGACTCCTCTCGTCTGTCGTTAACTTTTCTGTTGAGTcgagaggaaggaaacaaagacGGTCATCAGCTGAACGAGAAACATCCGCACAGGTGCACCGAGTatgatgtcacatcctgttCCACCAGGTTTAgttctgtacaaaaacaaaccataaaCAGTTCCTCTTTAATGTTCGTCcctctgtgatgtcatcagtggGCTTGGCCTCGGGTCAGTGGGCATGGTCagcagaaggtggaggtgatcAGACCAAGGGTCAGCAGGTAAAGGTGTGAGGttagagaggaggaggagccgtCAGCGTTGTCGAGGCAACCGCTCTTCTTTAGACAGATGCTCTTCTCACAGAACAAACCTGTACACACGACATTAACAGACACCTGAGCTGTGACATCATCTGCACGCCACCCACACATCACCTGAGCTGTGACATCGTCTGCACGCCACCCACACATCACCTGAGCTGTGACATCATCTGCACGCCACCCACACATCACCTGAGCTGTGACATCGTCTGCACGCCACCCACACATCACCTGAGCTGtgacacaaagtgtgtgtgtacctgtgaaGTTGTCGGGACAAACGCAGCGCTGGAAGTCGACGCAGGTTCCTCCATTCTGACAAATCAAGCGGTCCTGGTCACACTTGTTCTCTGGGGGAGGAGagtgattgattattgattattaataACCATACTGAAAACATGAGGGGgtcaaatactgtatatgagcccccccccctcaaatactgtatatgagcCCCCCCCTCCCCGTGCCCTGTGTACCTGTGCAGCTGGCTCCGTCCCCTCTCCAGGTGTATCCAGGTAGACATGAATCACAGCGCCGCCCTGAGGCTCCGGGTTTACACTGACAGAGACCCAGTTCAGAGCAGTGAGGAGAAACACTACGCTCGGCATCACAGTCACACTCTGAGgacaggcagagacagcagcatcCTCATCATTTTTACTTTAGTTTTGATCTTTCACTtctatttttatgtatttctttgtttttccttgtgtaTTAATATTATGACAGTTTCCCCATCAGCCGGCAGCAGACCAACATGATCCTGTGCTGCAgggtgacctctgacccctgatCAACCTTTGTGTGATCTGTactagaatttaaaataaagttctgAGAGTTTGaataatgtgtatgtgtggtcagtgtgtgtgtgtgtgtgtgtgtgtgtgtgtgtgtgtgtgttactgaccAACACAGATGTTCTCATCATCCAGCGCCAGAGACGAGTTTCTATAGTAACCAAGGCGACAGTACTGACAGTTCTGTCCtcgtgtgttgtgtttacagctcacACATGTGACCACATTGATGAAGTCGATGTAGCTGCAGCGGTTGGAGTGACCATTACACTCACAgtctgacagaaacagagacagacagaaaactgacCTGATGTCAGTAgtacaacacacaaacacacctgcagacaaaTTACACTCAGGGGCCAACAGTCCCAGGCTTTGTTAATGAGACCAGCTGCAGTCTGGAAGAAACTGTTCTTGTGGCAGCAGGTTTTGGTCTGCAGCCTCCTGCTGGAGAGGAGTGACTGGGCTACACAAGTAGACTTTTCTCCTTGACTAGCTAGTTTGTTTGTGCCACATTCATGTgctcctgtttttgtgtttatcaaaTAATGGATAATTGACTTTATTTAAGCCTGTATAAAATACACCTGTTTCTCATAGATGTGGATGGTGAGGACACATCTTGCACCACAGCATTAGCTTCAAGCCACGACTTATCTTGGAGCCACTTGTCAGAGAAAAGTATTTTCTTCTGCTCAGGTtaagtttgatgttttttggtAGAAGCTGACTAGACTTTGACGGTGTCTTCAACTCCAACCTTAGACCGGTGGGCAAACAGTTGTGAGTCCAGAGACATGCTCACCTGAAGTCAAAGATGGGCCAGTGTCAGTCTTTCTAGGACCTTCATGATaggcgatgatgatgatacaaATCGTCTGTAGTCATTGGAGGCAcacagatttagatttagattcGATTCAGATGAAGGAGGTACTGGAACAAGGCAGGATGTCTTCTACAGCACTGGAACCTTCTCCTGGTTCAGACTGAGGTTAAAGAAGTGCAGTAGAATCCCGTGCAGCAGTCTCTCCAGCTGCATCTTCACCTGACTGCTGAAAGGTGGGGAAGGTCCAGGGAGCTCAGCATTTCTTGATGTAGGTGGAGATGTTGATGGGGCTGC
The DNA window shown above is from Chelmon rostratus isolate fCheRos1 chromosome 5, fCheRos1.pri, whole genome shotgun sequence and carries:
- the endog gene encoding endonuclease G, mitochondrial; its protein translation is MKRLCWTGTTLLFGAGIGASVSRLLSVRGGEEEERPGLLSRVPVVPVPTVQASEPTVSAGGSAVVMKYGFPSLANIKTRESYITSYDPRTRTASWVIERLNPASLSGPSDRKHCDFKEDDSVHVFHRATNADYRGSGFDRGHLAAAANHKWSQKAMEDTFYLSNVAPQDPHLNQNTWNNLEKLCRSLTKRYLNVYVCTGPLYLPRQEADGKLYVRYQVLGRNHVAVPTHFFKVLILEQADGRGVELRSYILPNEPIDQKVPLERFLVPIETIERASGLLFVPNIMKRTPSLQAITDR